Proteins encoded by one window of Vidua chalybeata isolate OUT-0048 chromosome 15, bVidCha1 merged haplotype, whole genome shotgun sequence:
- the FGF1 gene encoding fibroblast growth factor 1 — protein sequence MAEGEITTFSALTEKFNLPPGNYKKPKVLYCSNGGHFLRILPDGTVDGTRDRSDEHIQLQLSAESVGVVHIRSTQSGQYLAMDTNGLLYGSQLLGEECLFLERLEENHYNTYVSKMHADKNWFVGLKKNGNSKLGPRTHYGQKAILFLPLPVSAD from the exons ATGGCCGAGGGGGAGATCACCACCTTCAGCGCCCTGACCGAGAAGTTCAACCTGCCCCCGGGCAACTACAAGAAACCCAAAGTGCTGTACTGCAGCAACGGGGGCCACTTCCTGCGCATCCTCCCGGACGGCACCGTGGATGGCACCAGGGACCGCAGCGACGAGCACA ttcagctgcagctgagtgCAGAGAGCGTGGGGGTGGTGCACATCAGGAGCACCCAGTCGGGGCAGTACCTGGCCATGGACACCAACGGGCTGCTCTACGGCTCG CAGTTACTGGGTGAGGAGTGTCTGTTCCTGGAGAGGCTCGAGGAGAACCATTACAACACCTACGTCTCCAAAATGCACGCGGACAAGAACTGGTTTGTGGGGCTGAAGAAGAACGGGAACAGCAAGCTGGGCCCGCGGACTCACTACGGCCAGAAGGCGATCCTCTTCCTGCCGCTGCCCGTCTCGGCCGACTGA